The following nucleotide sequence is from Synchiropus splendidus isolate RoL2022-P1 chromosome 1, RoL_Sspl_1.0, whole genome shotgun sequence.
AAATaacaaatattgaaaacaatatattgtcacaataaaaatggaaaaacaaataaacagaataATTCCAGTGaatctaaaatgaaatacataaacATCTTACAAACCGTGGAGCATTTCTTCATGGCACTGATCCCATGTGGACCGGATAATAACACAGGGCCGTATGTGGGTCCCGGCTCACGCTTTGCCAATCCACTGGAGAAGATGTGACACAGGGTGATATGATAATAAGTCACCTTGTCTCTGCCAAATCTCCTCCGAGTGACCGGAGTCGTCATTGAGATCCCAGTACCTGAAGGTCTCCTGCATCTGTGGAGTCCAATCTTGCGCTGCCAGTCAGTCTCCATCGGTTCAGACATAAGTGTCGCTCTCCTGTCTTGAGTCGTCTGGTGTCACTTCTCATGACAACATAGTCTGCCGTTCTCTTCCTTCAATCGAAGTTACACAAACTTCACAGTAGGCCGTGACGTCCGTCCTGAGTGAATCATGCTCGAAAACTGAGGGACCACTGCACCTGGAGAGTATTGTTGTCGCTAAAAGAATTCAGAGGAACTGGACGAACCAGTGGTATTTTCCATTGTATCGAGAAAGTCAAGGTAGCTAAACCGGCCGGCCGCAGCTAACCCACaacatggcatatttacaccaGTAAATAATCCAGATAAAACACACTCAGAAGttccataatgtactgcaacagttcctACCAATAATTTCAGGAACAGCCCCCCAGTAAATCCTGTGTGGCAAGTTGGATATTTTTGGGTGTGACAGAAACTGGGATTGCATAATGACATTGTTATTACATGCTTCCCATTTGATGATGCAAAGAGATTAAAAGTCTACCTGAGGTTTTACTGCCAGTACATCAGGCGGTTTATTATTGACTCTCCATTGGAGTCTAACACTTGAATGACATGAGCAGCCCCGAGCAGCGTCACCACTTGGGTGGGGAGTCAAACAGCTCCCTCTAGCGGTTGCTCAGTTAAACCTACAtggctgtttttgtctctcaCTGCTGATAAACAGATCATCACAGATCCTCTTCAAACAGCCGGCTCGACCCAGTCACATCCCAAACTTGACAGAAACATTAGACTGGAAACCCGTCTGCTCACACACAACTGTCTCCAGAGAAGATGGTACTTCACAGCACCAGGATGTTTGAGCAGCGGTGAGCAAACACCTTGGTACCAGTTTGGGGCGAGTCACAGGCGCAACATGTTGTCAATATTGAACTCAAGTTTCTAAGCTTATGTAAATAGAGTAGATTTCTCGGCTGAAATCCAACAACTCAGCTGTTGTTGCTCGATCAGATGGCACCAACATCAATCATGTGACCACTTGGGAAGACGCATCCTCGTGATAGATACATGAATTGTTCTGTatccaaagaaaaaaagccaACTAAGTGCATCGTGTCGAAGACAAAAACATGAGCCCGGAGGAACACACCAGGATTTGCACACATTTCGGTGGGAAAGACGTTTAATATTCCAATAATAAACTTCTTCCAGTGTGTGAACATCTTTAACCCCAAAATATACAAACGTAAATCATCTCCttataatacttttttttttccagaaatatGTCTGCAGCATCAAAGAAACTTATCTCAAACACTTTAACTTCAAGAGTCATGAGGCCATTTGAAAATGACTGGGCAGGAAGGAGCCATTCTGCCGCCCAGTGCTGTCATACGCTTTGATGACTCATTGTACAATTTTCTCAGATAGTTATTTATTATCACAATCTTTGTTTATATAATGTAGGTATTTATTATATTGTGTCATTTGATCTTACACAATGTTTTTTCTCGCTTTGTGTTTTTACGTACGGTGATTCTTCCAGAAGGTCTTTTGGGTATTGGTTGTCAATGGTTGCTGCCACTTCCTCAcagtgggacaaataaaggacgtCTAATCTAAATGATGGACAGTTTTGGCACAGAGGCAGAAAACTTTGCGTTAAAAAAAAGCGCAGAGTTTGAAGAAGTGAGTcttgaaatgttaaaacaaaaataaaacggGGAGGGGAAACTTTGTACACCTCAGCGAACCGTCAGCTTGAGTTGAGTCTCAAGTTGTTTccatgcattgtttcaaacattTTAATACATATCTTGCTCACAAGCCTCAAGCTTCATTGCAGTGTTTCTTTGGCACAATGAAACTATTAAAATACAATCTCTCCTTTTTAtctatatgttttttttgttgtcgttTTCAATCCATCAAACAAGACTTTTTCCCCACAGTATCGCTCGACAGTCAGGCCGGAATATAACCCCTTTTGAACAGTCACACGCCTCAGATCCGCTGCTCTTTGTCTCGCACCACATACAGTGAAACTCAAGAGCCCAGGCCTTTGTGCCTCCGAGTGTCTTTGAGTGTAAATGACAGTCTGTGCATTCGTAAGCCTTTAGCACAACTGAAACTGATTTCCACTTTCACTCTATTAGATAAACATCGACTTAGAACGGCATGTATCCACAATCACAGCGACGCCAATGACATGTTAAACCGTGAGACAATCTTGTCCATCCAGTTCCATCATCAGCAGGCTGTTGTCACCTGCTCCTGGTTGGATGACGAAATGCTCCAGTCTGACACCTTTTTTCTTTCCGCCGACATGCTCAGTTGCACAAGAGAAGATTGTTACATTGTTATTTACTATCAGGTATAACAACTGGTTTCCCAGATCACACTCTTTCTCACGTGAGCGAGGCAGTTAAATACATTTCTATTTACTGAGAAGTTCACCATTTGTTATGGTTAGAACAAACAAGGCAGTTGAGAACCATCGTAGGGTCAGACAGCAACCTTGTGTGTAAGTAACTTGGCACCCTGTGCTGTGTTTATTACCTTTCatttttaccaaaaaaaaaatgacgacaTTCCATCATAATTATGGCAGAAACGAGGGAGGCAAGATTTAGTGTGGAAACAGAAGAAACAAGTGAAACACACCAGGAAGTGGTTTGTGTTTGCACAGCAGACTTGGGTCTGCACGCGCAGGGAACACTGCTTCAGGTGATACTCTGGGAACAGTTCATGACAGTGAGACGATGTCAATAAGAGGAGTCGATGTCAATAAGAGGAGTCGGACTTGTGCTCTAGACGAAGACCCAGCGACCTGTGCTTCAGAAACGCTGCTATTGAGGACGATCGTTTGACCTTAGTCGTACCTCCAATGGTCAGCGGTCTCTCTCCCGAGGCGGTGGACAAGTAGTGGCGTCGGCGGCGACGGGGCCTCTGCTGGCGTGGTTCGATTCCCGGCACAGCTCTGGCCGCCCCTTCAGCGTCTTTGCCAAAGCGCGCTGGCGCTCCCAACAGCTGACAGACATCCGCTGGGGACGCCTTGTTGAGGTACTGCCAGGCTCGCTTCCCCGCCGTGTCCCGCAGCTTCACATCGGCGTCAAACTTCTTCACGAGCAGCCgaagcatgtttttgttgttgtggatgGCGGCGATGTGGAGAGGCGTGTGGCCGCACGTCGACCTGGCGTTGACGTCCAGAGTCAGACCTGCCTTTTCAACACCGTACCTGTGAGCAGAGCGACAGACAGGGTTAATACAAGTCCGCTGCTATTTAACCACACAGTTTCAAAGGTGTCAGCAGCACGCCTCACCTTAAAAAGACAGACTTTCCTGTTCCTTTGagtcacatttgtttgtctttgttttcacgCACACTCATGTCGCACACTGTTCCTGAAGCAAACTGCCACTTCATTGTGTTTCAGTCCCTCTCTACCGCTTCTTACCGTCATGTCAGGGCAACAGGGGGCACAGCTCAGACATGCTACAGGTGGAGTGTCACACCAGGGTTTTGGACTCAACAGGAAGCTGGACAGCCTCAAGCAAAGGCAAACAAGCACGGGAGAACACGAACACTGAAAGTGAACAGGAGTCGCATGGTGGAAGAGTTGTGAGGCCGCAGATCTGACCACTTCTCCACACCGGATACGAACCATCAAGAAAGTCAAGCCTTGCCAATGACGTCATCATGATCAACACAGATCAATAAACCTCTGGAGACTGCTGAACACTGAATACTAAGGAATAATAATAGTTGAGATCTAGTTATCAACCAGAGTCTACAAaagggtggtcaggccagcaatgttgtatggttagAAAACATTGGAAGCCAGTAcgttggtaggaagatgttgaggttggaactgtcaggcagaaggtggagaggaaggtcaaagaggagatttatgtacatggtgaaggaggacatgaggtttgtaggtttgagagaagaggaagcagaggacagggtgagatggaggaggatgatctgctgttgctcctgaagggagaagccgaaaggaaaagaagaagaaaagatctAGTTATCAACCTCACAATGCACCGACTTTGCTCCCACAGAAATGATGTTCTGGATAGTTTTGGCCTGAGGAACATCATGCCACCTCCAGAGCCTGGAGAGGCAGCAATGACTCGTTCATCAGCCGGTGAATCTGCTCAGTGACTCACGCACACGCTGCACGTGGACAGTGATGTTTCATGTGCAgctcatctgcagcagcagcagctccagatgATTCCCAAAACTTCACCAGAGTGGAAGTTATCAATCGTAGGAAGTGAGACTTCCTGTTTGTCCAAGCAGGAGATGCGAGAATGGACTGAAGCTCTCTTCCTGCGACTGCTGTTTCTGACTAACAACGGATTCAACCTCAACTTCTCCAaccattcaaatgtgttttctttttaaccaTTCCAGAATTAGAGGCTCAGTCGACTCCTGAACAGCATGAAAATGTAGCTCTTCACTTTGACTAGACCCTACCCTGCAGAACTTAAATGTCAAGGTAGATAACAACGGCTGCAGATGTAGCGGAAAaagaccatcttcatcatcagcatcatcatcatcactattGCAGTAGGCTCTTGTTCTACATTGGGGAGAGGCAGGAGACATACTGACACTCTCCAATCAATCAACTAACTtcaaactgagggaggaaaccagagctccaGGGCCATGCATGCGCAGACAGCACAACAGAGgagggcaattaaatttcctaaagggccacattagaaactgtaactgttgtgaggggccaacatcaaaagaaagacagtgatgcctacaaaacatgacggaaaaatatccaaactatatacttaagtaagaaggacaaaatgaacctaagaagatgatattaagaagtgccatgaaacctattaaaatatttcattttatatgcattttaaattgaatataaatcaacataactatcactttcaatattccttcaatgtattttgaggaacaagcaaaacacataaaaatggcCAATGCGGGCCGCACTTTGGCCAGGGCTGCAGCACAAGAATTGGTTAATCCAAAGTTGCCTCAAGCAGGAAGCTGTGAGTCATTCCACAAATGATTAGGTGGCGTGGTTGTGTGTATTGTAAAGCTACACAAAACACTGAGCAAGTATGCAAAAAGTTTTAATTTCAAATCACAGTTTTAAGTTCTTGGCTTACTGCCGAGGTATGTTGCTGCCCTTGATTGTGGATCGAATGTCAGCACCCGGACGTGCCCACACTTGTTCGCACTTCCCCCTGAAATATTCTCTCTGATCGCAGTGTGTAAGGACGCGCAAACATCTCACAGTCCCGGCAGAATGAGGATTTAAAGGCACAGTCAATAAAGTCTCAGGAGTAGAAGACATCAGAAGAGCAGGTTTCCTTACCAGAGCGTGTTGAGGACTCTGTGGTCGCCATGCTTGGCGATCCAGTGCAGCACGGTGAAGCCCGAGATGAAGTCCCGTCTGTTGAGGAGCGACGAATCCTCTCTGAACAAGGAGTAGATGTCTGGCCAGGCTCCTGCTGCCCCCTTCACCAGCCAGGCGTGCTCTCTGGCCTCCAGAGGAACCAGGGACTGTTGAGTCAGAGACAAGGAGGCCGTCAGGCAAGGATGACACTTGAGTGTTTGGGAGTCACTACCTGTTTGGTGGAGGAGGCGGCCGGGAGACTCCTCCTGCCTCCTTTCACGTCCAGCGCTTCATCCAAGTCAGCGAAACTTTGGCTGCGAGGCGGCGTGGAGCAGGACGACAGCGATGAGGACGACAGGTTGTATCGCAGGCTCAGCGACGAGGAGATCATGTGCAAGCGGTTCAGTCGAGCcgcttcacttcctgctgccgCGGCCTCCTCCTCCGGCAGGAGTTGGTCCAGATTCGCGCCGAGGCTGCGGCACATTCGGTTACGCAGTCTGCTGCTGAGACGCTTGGCGGCAACGGGTCGCATTGGCGGCGAGGAGGTGGAGCCCTCGCTGGACTCACCGTCATCATAGAGGTCGCCTGCAGATTAAAGAGCGGAGTTCCACTGAATCTGACTGAACAATTCATGACATGGACTCCTGGGTGCAGAGTGTGTGGGCAAAAGCTGATAGTAGAAGTCGTAGCAATATGGAAGAATCACTGGAGGAACATTTTATAATCTTCATGTATAATAATTAcatgaaataatttaataaaaattgctttgtcatttaaaaaacatagtTTCTCAATGCTGATCCTCATAAAAAAGCGCTAAGAATGTGCTGGTTATGTTGCACAGTAATACGGTGCGACGGTGTTTGCATCTCTCACCTGTGGAGCGGTGCCAGCCCAAGCCAGCAGCCAAGGAGTGCGGGTCCTTGTGGAGGTACTCAGTGGAATGGTGCAGGGGCGACACGCTGGGCTTGAACTCCTGTTTGTCATGGAGACGGTCTGCAGAGCGATGCCACGGTGCGCTGGCTTCAAGCTCAGCTGGGACGGCTGCAGGCCGGCGGTCAGGACTTTGAGCCCGTTGGAGGACTTCATGGACCAGGAGCCCCTGACTGTGGTGAGTTCCACCTGTTGACACCAGTGAGGAGATGAAGGCGGACGAACACAAGAGACGTTCATGTTTCATCCTGTCTGCAACTCCACCTGCAGGACACTAATCCCAAAATCCAGCTGATGCGTCACTTTTGGAACGGTGAGGAAAAACAGTAGCTTCTCTTTGTCTTGGTGGGTGTGAGGACTCATTTATGACCAAACTAAATGACACCGAAAGGTTCTTATTGACCTCATAGGTTTATATGGCAATTCCCACATGGTTCTACTGAGGGTCTCACCTGCTGCGGCCTGAAGGTCATCAAGGCTGCGGTTCCGACTCGGACCTTTAGGGGAGGCTGACATTGCACTGGTCGGCGACAACGATTTCGGAGATGGTGAGAAGAGGCTGCTGGAGGTGGATGGCAGTCCGGACCTCTGATCTGGGCTCCCGCCCCTCATGGgctgcaggtgtccagcagcaaACTGTGAGTGGGGCAGTAACGCTGCAGCCCCGTCAGCCggtctcactgctgctgcataAGAGGGGAGGCTTGGTCTGGGGGTCACTTGTGCTGACCCAGTCTGGTCAGGTCCACCAGCCCTGGGAGGTTCGGCTGCCACATCTTGGATGTAAATTTTGGGAGGCAGTCTCTCAGCGGGGAGAGAATGAGCCACAGTGATGAGTCCAGGTAAGGAAGTGACCGGATCCACAGAGGCCCCCAGGAccacctcttcttcctcctcctcctcctcctcctcatcatcttgAGAGACTGCAGTTTTGTAGCTCTGTCTGTGTCTCACTCTGCGCGGAGAAACTTTGAGGTGACCAGGGTCCTGACGGAGACTGACCTCAGGCTCAGTGACTCGCTCTTTGGTCTGTGATGCAGGTGCGACACCAGGTCCGAAGCCAACTTTCTTCTGGCCGGGTGGAGTGAGGAGGTCTGAGGTCTGAGGGCGAGTGGCAGCGGGGGTCAGACCTGCAGGTGCTGGTGGACTCCTGGTTCTGTGTTGCAGGTTGAAGTTAGTCtccacattgttgttgttggtcagCATGATTCCCGCCACCgggagaacagttttgttggcAGGTTGAGCCGACGGAGCGGGCGGTACCTCCACCCGCTGCTGCGGTTTAGTCCGACGCTTCCCCGGGTCCACCACACCTCCACCCTCCGAGGACACATGCTCCCGAAACTTCTTCCTCAGAACCACATAAGAGACCCCCTCCTCTTGCTTGACAGTGGCCACGGAGTTGACGAACTTTTTGAAGAGGTCTCGGTTCCGCTCCTTGTCTGCGTGGTCCCGCAAGAATCCGCGGAAGTGCAGCAGCAGGTCGGCATTTTTCACCGAACCTCCTTTGCTCTGGAGGAAGTGAAGCACCGCGTCCTGCGTCAAATCCGCGGCCATTCCAGAGGACCCCGGGCCGGTTTCGGTACCCAGCTTCGGTCTTGTCGGTTTCAAAGGTCGGTCCTCGGTTTAGACAGTAAGTTGGCGCCCCGCCCACCGCAGGTATTTAACCCCAAACTCACCTGCCGGTAGAGAAGCGCAATGCACTCTGAAGGGTTTCTGGCAGAAGGTCTTAGTCAGGTGTAAAACATCTTTCACTGCACAAACTCAGTCACAAGGCTCAGTTGAAATGCAACCCGTTTGCACTTATGACTTCAAGGGTGCATGTATATATAGATGAAATGTTTAATTTCGAACCAgtttcatttttgctttaaataacgtacaaaaataaatcttaTTTAAGACTAAGACGTATTTTACATGGCGTATTTCCAATCTCAGCTGTCATAAGTGCAATTTCGCAATCTGTAACTATGTAAACATTCCCCGTATTTTACACCATTtaaattccattttatttattattttcattgagCAGGTGCAAAGGCTGAGACAGAAAATACAGATCAGTAAGAACATACTGAACagagaaagagttcttgcaTAGACACAGTAACTGTCTCGTCTGTTTCTAAAAGACTGTTTGCGTCATGTTGAGGTTTCAGGAGCAGATGTGCAGTCGAGCGACAGTTCATATTATGGAGATTTCATAAGAAATTCACTCTGGACATTTGAACATTTCCaggtttattatttaaaaatgtgttgcctCTTGGCCAGTGGTACAAATGTGCAGGCTTCCTTCCCTCACCGACACTGAACTTCATTATatgctttaaaataaaacatttcatacaaTCTCTTAAATAAACTGTCCTATAGTAAAACAATGGAGACTCCTCATTGACCAGCCCTTTCAACTGCAACCTCAGTAGTCACATGACAACATGAATGAAtcaattgaaagaaaaacaggttATATTGAGTTTTGTTTAGGATCAGTTAAATATCTTTGGGTTAAAATGGCggcctttaaaatgaaaaacaaacagaagaaccaGGGGCTAACAAGACATTTATATGGTGGTGGAAAAGAAAGAGTTCAATAATTCTTCACTTTCAGATATAGCGATTTGGGAAGGGCATGAAGCCACATTGGAATTATGCGACGGTAATTTCAGGAAGACTGTAATAACCCATGTTTAAGATTGGTttaactatttttaaaaaatcctttgATTTCTCATTTCACT
It contains:
- the LOC128771238 gene encoding ankyrin repeat domain-containing protein SOWAHB-like, whose amino-acid sequence is MAADLTQDAVLHFLQSKGGSVKNADLLLHFRGFLRDHADKERNRDLFKKFVNSVATVKQEEGVSYVVLRKKFREHVSSEGGGVVDPGKRRTKPQQRVEVPPAPSAQPANKTVLPVAGIMLTNNNNVETNFNLQHRTRSPPAPAGLTPAATRPQTSDLLTPPGQKKVGFGPGVAPASQTKERVTEPEVSLRQDPGHLKVSPRRVRHRQSYKTAVSQDDEEEEEEEEEEVVLGASVDPVTSLPGLITVAHSLPAERLPPKIYIQDVAAEPPRAGGPDQTGSAQVTPRPSLPSYAAAVRPADGAAALLPHSQFAAGHLQPMRGGSPDQRSGLPSTSSSLFSPSPKSLSPTSAMSASPKGPSRNRSLDDLQAAAGGTHHSQGLLVHEVLQRAQSPDRRPAAVPAELEASAPWHRSADRLHDKQEFKPSVSPLHHSTEYLHKDPHSLAAGLGWHRSTGDLYDDGESSEGSTSSPPMRPVAAKRLSSRLRNRMCRSLGANLDQLLPEEEAAAAGSEAARLNRLHMISSSLSLRYNLSSSSLSSCSTPPRSQSFADLDEALDVKGGRRSLPAASSTKQSLVPLEAREHAWLVKGAAGAWPDIYSLFREDSSLLNRRDFISGFTVLHWIAKHGDHRVLNTLWYGVEKAGLTLDVNARSTCGHTPLHIAAIHNNKNMLRLLVKKFDADVKLRDTAGKRAWQYLNKASPADVCQLLGAPARFGKDAEGAARAVPGIEPRQQRPRRRRRHYLSTASGERPLTIGGTTKVKRSSSIAAFLKHRSLGLRLEHKSDSSY